A single window of Sandaracinaceae bacterium DNA harbors:
- a CDS encoding (2Fe-2S)-binding protein, whose product MSKIIICRCEDVTRHEVEEAVSKGHDDLESLKRYTGFGTGWCQGKQCVALASRELVRLGGKIPDAPITPRPPFHPVPLAHLAGLAPRDDGAPSHTLDPEEDAK is encoded by the coding sequence ATGAGCAAGATCATCATCTGCCGCTGCGAGGACGTCACGCGGCACGAGGTCGAGGAGGCGGTCTCGAAAGGACACGACGACCTCGAGAGCCTCAAGCGCTACACCGGGTTCGGCACCGGCTGGTGCCAGGGCAAGCAATGCGTCGCGCTCGCGTCGCGCGAGCTGGTCCGCCTCGGCGGGAAGATCCCCGACGCGCCCATCACGCCGCGGCCGCCGTTTCACCCCGTCCCGCTCGCCCACCTCGCGGGGCTCGCGCCGCGCGACGACGGCGCGCCTTCGCACACCCTCGATCCGGAGGAGGACGCGAAGTGA